From the Homo sapiens chromosome 1, GRCh38.p14 Primary Assembly genome, one window contains:
- the TMEM222 gene encoding transmembrane protein 222 isoform X1, with amino-acid sequence MAFGKPAKYWKLDPAQVYASGPNAWDTAVHDASEEYKHRMHNLCCDNCHSHVALALNLMRYNNSTNWNMVTLCFFCLLYGKYVSVGAFVKTWLPFILLLGIILTVSLVFNLR; translated from the exons ATGGCCTTTGGAAAGCCTGCCAA GTACTGGAAGTTGGACCCTGCTCAGGTCTATGCTAGCGGGCCCAACGCATGGGACACGGCTGTGCACGACGCCTCTGAGGAGTACAAGCACCGCATG CACAATCTCTGCTGTGACAACTGCCACTCGCACGTGGCATTGGCCCTGAATCTGATGCGCTACAACAACAGCACCAACTGGAATATGGTGACGCTCTGCTTCTTCTGCCTGCTCTACGGGAAGTACGTCAG CGTTGGGGCCTTCGTGAAGACCTGGCTGCCCTTCATCCTTCTCCTGGGCATCATCCTCACCGTCAGCCTGGTCTTTAACCTCCGGTGA